A segment of the Canis lupus baileyi chromosome 21, mCanLup2.hap1, whole genome shotgun sequence genome:
TCTGGTGTGTCTGCACCTGTCCAGAGATCCCCCTTTGTGGGGGAGGTTCCTGGTGGAATACAGCCCCCCACCCTTCACCTTAGGCCACCCAGAGAGCAAGGGAGGCATAGGGTAGAGATGAGTCTTTGGAGAGGTCCTGCCGACCTTGCCCCTCCTGGGGTAGGGGGGGCTCTCCTTCAGGAGGAACATCCAGGGAACCCCTGGCTCTGACTGGTAAACAGGAGCCCTGCCCCAGCACCCCGGTCAGCTTTCTCCTGTGAACTGGGTTGTCACTGATGCCGACAATCACCCACGTCTCCCTATCCAGCCAGCAGGTTGCCAAGATAGGGAAAGCTTCTCCTTCACTGCTGGTGCCTCCCCTCCCTCAGCTGGAGGTTCCACATCACCATGCCCCCTGCCAAAGTCAAGCCTCCATTGGGAGCCACAGAGCACACATGGCAGGCACTCCGATTGGCAGTTTATACAAACTGGCCATTGAGCTGGGCCAGGGGTGAAGGCTGAGGGCACCAGGTATCTCTGTCCTGGGAAACCAGCCAGGGTCTGGCACCAGCTGTTTCTGCAGCCCAGGAAAGAGCACTGGGGGTCTCGTGGACTGGGACCCGTGCCCTCACTCTCCTTCTGTGGCACGTCAGACGAGGCCCCCGTCCATCTGTACTCTGTAATGGATCAGTCCACTGAGAGCAGGGAATGTCCATGGGGTTGTGTCGCCGAAAGTGTGGTTAACTCCAGGGTGGCGACCAGGTAGTCTCATCTCACCCCTTACCCCAGGAGCTGGCGATCACCCAGCTGTGGGTGTGGGCAGGTCAGCTCCCAGTGTGTCTGCATGGGCATCATTTCCCTTGAGACTCACAACTGTGCTAtgtggcaggcaggatgcagaAACAGGCCAGGGTGTGATGAGCTCTGCCTGTGGCCACTCACTGAGTCAGGGAGAAACTAGGGATTCCCACCTGGGTCTTTCAGGGCCAGTGGAGATGCTCCCTCCACTGACCTATGGCCCAGGATGTGAATGTGGTAGGAAGGCAGCGCACATGCCAGGCACGTGTAGGACGTGCGCCCGCTGCGTGCCCTGCTTGCTCACAGTCCCGGGGGTTCCCAGCTCTTAGTCCATCCTCTGGTGCTGTCTTCTGGGCAGAATGGAGCCCTAACTAGGGCACAGGTGCCCCCGCGGGCCACGCCAATTCCAGTAGGTGATGTCATGCCCAGGGGGGAGGAGGGCCCCTTGGAAGCCCTTGCCTGCTGGTCCTGGCACCCAAGCTTGGCCTGGGGCCTCCAGCCAAGTAGAGTCAGGGAGGGATTGCATCAgcccagggggagaggcaggaaggcccAGGCTGGCTTCCAGCCATGGGCACGGAAGATCCACACCATCAACAGGAGCCTGCAATAGCGTCTGAACTCACCCTTGCCTGGGTCCTGCACGTGCTAGGCTGGCCTGCCACCTTGACCCCACATTTATGGGCATCACAGCAGCGTCCCCAGGGGAGCCAGCTCCTAATTAGCCTGGGGAGGAATGTGGGCGTAAGGGCAGGCCGTATATGGGCACAGCACACGCCTCAACTTAGTGAGAGCAGCCCTCCAGCACCTAGCACTGACACCAGGTGCCCAGGCCAGAGGCTCACCTGCTGGCATCACTTTGGGCTGGGAGTCCAGGCTGGGTGTGGCTGAGATGTAGGGGTGGTCGGGTGCCCTGGGCTCTTTCTCATACCCCAGCCGGCTGACCGCCTGACCCAcgtctcctctgctcctccttctgcaggGGGCTTTGCCAccttctcctcctgcttccctgGCCTCTGTGAGGGCaagcctgctgccctgctgcccatgagcctctcccagccctgcctgcctgtgcccagtgtgggcctgacccgcatcctgcctcacctCTACCTGGGCTCTCAGAAAGATGTCCTGAACAAGGTGTGTGGGCTTGGCCGGGAAAGGTGGCAGGAGCGCAGGTGCAGCTCCTGggctggttggggggggggggtgcgggggcagGGCGCAGAAAGGAGCTGAAAGCCAATGAGGGGATGAGTGAGCATGGTGTGGGAGAAGACTAGGTTGAGGGCAGGAGATCGCAAGGGGGCTGGGTAGGACCAGAGTAGGGCTGGGTGGAGAAGCAGCTCCCAGCCCCTTAGGCGGTGGAGCCCACATGCCAAACTGCTGATGTCACTGGGCCCCTGGCCAGCGCAGAAAGAATCCCGTGTTTTAAAATTGTGATGAGGGAAGAGGGTAAAGCCACCGCCCAGGCAGCCATAAAATTCCTGGGAGCCTACCTCAGGCTGTGGGCGGCGCCAGCGGAGACCAGCATCCAGACCCCGCTCTGGAGGCTCCAGAGGCTCTGAGCTCCCAGGTGGAAGTGGGAGGGGctcctggagccaggcttccacCTCCAGGGCACCCCTGTCCAACCTGTCCCCTCCCCCGTCTCTCCAGGACCTGATGACCCAGAATGGAATAAGCTATGTCCTCAATGCCAGCAACTCCTGCCCCAAGCCGGACTTCATCTGTGAGAGCCGCTTCATGCGCATTCCCATCAACGACAACTACTGCGAAAAGCTGCTGCCCTGGCTGGACAAGTCCATTGAGTTCATCGGTGAGGGGGGCGCCCTCCTGCCCGCGtcctcgggggtggggggggtgtgggggtcTCGTGGAGGAGGGTGTGcaggaggcaggggagaagcacTGTGACCATCGGCGCTTGGGCCTCAGACAGAGCTGGGATGGTGGGCGGGAGGGCAGGAAGGTCCCCTACCTGGGTTAGGGAAGGGCTGCGCAACCGGAGCGCTCATCTGGCCCCATGGCTCCTGCCTCCAGATAAAGCTAAGCTGTCCAGCTGCCAAGTCATCGTCCACTGTCTGGCTGGCATCTCCCGCTCTGCCACCATCGCCATCGCGTACATCATGAAGACCATGGGCATGTCCTCTGACGATGCCTACAGGTagcctctcccttcttcctgggCTCAGAAGTGGAAGGCTGGAAGCAGCCCTTGCCGTCCCCTCTCCACCCACGAGAGCAGCAGAATGGACCTGgccgggagggggaggcaggcgcTGGCTCCAGCACTCTCTGGTGTGCACACCCGCTGTGTGCCccagcacagcagggggagctggggagagggggagacaggcagggagcctgTCCAACGCAGCCGCCTTCCCCCAGGTTCGTGAAGGACCGGCGCCCATCCATCTCTCCCAACTTCAACTTCCTGGGCCAGCTGCTGGAGTATGAGCGCAGCCTGAAGCTGCTGGCTGCCCTGCAGGGGGACGGGGCGTCCCACCCGGGGACCCccgagcccctcccaggccccgccgccccgctgccgccgccgccaccacctaCCTCAGAGAGCGCTGCCACCGGGAGCGCGGCGGCCAGTGCGGCCAGGGAGGGCGCGCCTGGCACCGGCGGGGAGCTGCCCGcgcctgccccggccccggccacCAGCGCGCTGCAGCAGGGCCTGCGTGGCCTGCACCTGTCCTCCGACCGCCTCCAGGACACCAACCGCCTGAAGCGCTCTTTCTCCCTGGACATCAAGTCGGCCTATGCCCCCAGCCGGCGGCCCGACGACCCGGGGCCCCCCGACCCCGGCGAGGCCCCCAAGCTCTGCAAGCTGGACAGCCCGTCGGGGGGCGCGCTGGGCCTGCCCTCGCCGGGCCCCGACAGCCCGGACGCGGTGCCGGAGACGCGCCCGCGCCTCCGCCGGCGGCCCCGGCCTCCCGCCGGCTCCCCGGCGCGCTCCCCGGCGCACGGGCTCGGCCTGAACTTCGGTGACGCCGCCCGGCAGACTCCGCGGCTCGGCCTCTCGGCCCTGTCGGCCCCTGGGCTGCCTGGCCCCGGCCAGCCCGTCGGCCCCGGGAGCTGGGCGCCGCCGCTCGACTCCCCCGGCACGCCGTCGCCCGACGGGCCCTGGTGCTTCAGCCCCGAGGGGGCGCAgggcgcgggcggcgcgcggTTTGCGCCCTTCGGCCGGGCGGGCGCtcagggcgcggggggcggcgacctgcggcggcgggaggcggcgAGGGCCGAGGCCCGGGACGCGCGGACCGGCTGGCCCGACGAGCCGGCCCCGGAGACGCAGTTCAAGCGCCGAAGCTGCCAGATGGAGTTCGAGGAGGGCATGGTGGAGGGGCGCGCGCGGGGTGAGGAGCTGGCCGCCCTGGGCAAGCAGGCCAGCTTCTCGGGCAGCGTGGAGGTCATCGAGGTGTCCTGACGGCGGCCAGGGACCGGCGCCCGGCGCTCCGCTGCCCTCGGCTCCTGGCCTGGGTCGCCAGCAGCCGGCCcgctataaatatatattatatataatgcaaaGAAAGGTAAATGGTTTTACTGCGATTTTTATCGAGaagtaaatatttcaattttttatttatttaagctgTTCATTCTGGCAATGATTTGGCAACAGTGCGGGCGGTCCTCGGAGCTCTATTTTTACTGTCTGGTATTTAAACTGAAACACACGTTTCTAAGCAATATgaggccaccttcagccccaaGCTGGGGTGCCAGGCCTggggtcccctccctcctccccccccccaggaaaCACTGCTGACCGTTGCAAAGAGGCTGCCGAGCTTTCGTGCACTTTTTACataagaaaaaggggaaaaaaggagaaaaaaactttgCCACAAACTGAGCCGCAGAACCTCcctacccctccctgcccctccctgccccctcctctccattcctcctcctctgctcctttcttGGGCTCTGCACCAAAGTCTAGGTGGGGGACATGTCCCAGGAGCTGGGGTGTAGCCGAGGCGGCTCTGCCAGCTGGaggcacccccaacccctgccctctgcctcccccgccccccaccccgccccattGCCCGGTTGGTATAGACTGGCTTTGGGCCTGGAGAGGCTAGAGTATTCGGAGCAGGCTGGGGATAGGACAGGATAGGGGCTCCATGAGGGGGCTCTTGAGTGTCAGCTGCCGTGGGTCCCCAGGGCAGGGATGGAGGCGAAATGCCTCCCACTCCTGCCTGAGACCAGGGCCAGTTTCTTGGGTTCAGCGAGGCTGTTCCGTGgaggctgctcctcctcctctactCGGGGGTGCTGCTCCGCACCACCTACCAggtgagggaaagaggagaggcacCAGGCCCCAGTGGGTATGAGGCAGGAGGAGCTGGGCTAGCCAGTGCTGTCTCCACTGGTCAGAGGGCAGATGCATTTAGAGTCTGGTTCTGGGCTCTTCCCCCACTGGCCCCAGGCCAAACTTGTAATTCAGGTATGTTCCTACAGGTGGAGGGCCTCCACCAGGAGCTGGCTGCCTTGCCGACTGAGGAGGTAGTTAAGCACCTGTCAGACCCTTATGCTTCCAGGGGATGGGGGTCCTTAGCTTTGGGAGAGCCGTCTCCAAACAAAGACCCCTGATATgggcaggtgcaggtgtcccccccacctgccccagccccacgGGGTCCTTGAAGAAGAGCACTCCTATACTCCCCTGGGGAGCTCTCGCCTCTGAAGCCTCCCTAGTATCTTCAAGTGATATGCCAGGTGGCCTGTTGGCCCGGGTGGGCTGGCCTGGCACTAAAGCAGGGAAAAGCCACAGCTGCACCTGCCCCACACCCTCTTGGGTCACTGGGACCCATGGCTTTTGGAGGCAGGAGATGTCCCCCAACCCTCAGATGTCCTAGTGTCTAGTGGAGGGGGGGGTGACTGGTCGCCTCGGGAAGAGGCCAGGGGCTtggcaggaggggcagctggGCGAACTGAGTCTTCAGGCAGCTGCCCTGTGGCTGTTTCTTCTGTTTGTTCTGTTGACCTGCAGCCCCGTGCACCTGTCATCCCTCCTTTAAGCAAAAGTCCTCTTCctgttccctctgtccccaccccattTCCCAAGAAAATAAGCTATCATTGTTGTGTTTGCAATCTATGGATTAGAGgtttaagtatttattattggttaattattattatgattgATTATGTAAACTTGCCTTCTGTCTGTCTATCGCGTTGGGTTTCTGAGGTGACCCTGGGTGTGGAGGATGCACTGGTCCCCACCTCCGCGCCCCACCCCTGTGCTGTCCAGGAGACAGTGGTCTGGGGCCACTGGTTGGGCCCAAAACTCTGGAGGCAGGTCCCACAGCCCCcgttcttcccctctctctgccctctgccctttctctagGGCCGCCAGCATCTCTTGTAACTTAGGTCTTGGAGTGGGGGGGCTCTTGCTCTTGAGGCACTGGTCACCCCAAAGTGAGCAGCTGCAATGTGTGGGGAGGTCCTGTCTTGGCCACCCCTCTCTTGTCCTGGGGGGACTGGGCCCTGGCACGCATCCCTCCCCGGTCACTTCCACACACTGCCTGAGGTGAGGCAGGGGCCAGGCCCTAGCCCTCTCCAAGTCTCTCagtcctcctcccccctccctggccctggcaTTGGGGGTCATCCCAGAATGGACCCCGCCCCCTCCTAATATTTGCTGGAAAGTCCAGCGGAGGAGAGGTGGCAGGTCCCCCGCATGGCTCCCAGTCTCTCTGGACTGGGCAGCCCGCCCCCACCTCAGAACCCTTCCCCCAGTGCGGCCACACTCTGCTCCCTGTCCTGTCCCCTTCTTTTGTATTTGGAAACAACGTGTTGTAATAAATCCTGAGATGGATGTTTTCTCCATGCCTCTGGCTGCGTCTTTCTTCAGGCGGGTTGAGTGGTTGGAGTGGAGAGCGCGGGGCAGTGGTCCTGGAGGTTCCTAAGGCCAGGAGACTGGGGCATTGGGCCCAAAAGACCAATTTCCCCAGGATTCGCTGCCTCAGAGCCCAAGAGCAGGGTGGGCAGGATGGGGGTGCAGTGCTGAGGAAGGGGCCCTGTTTGTTGCTACCTGCtagtgaaaaatttaaaaacttacaacTATGCCCAGTAAGAACTTG
Coding sequences within it:
- the DUSP8 gene encoding dual specificity protein phosphatase 8 isoform X2 — its product is MAGDRLPRKVMDAKKLASLLRGGPGGPLVIDSRSFVEYNSWHVLSSVNICCSKLVKRRLQQGKVEAAEPQDVVVYDQSTRDASVLAADSFLSILLSKLDGCFDSVAILTGGFATFSSCFPGLCEGKPAALLPMSLSQPCLPVPSVGLTRILPHLYLGSQKDVLNKDLMTQNGISYVLNASNSCPKPDFICESRFMRIPINDNYCEKLLPWLDKSIEFIDKAKLSSCQVIVHCLAGISRSATIAIAYIMKTMGMSSDDAYRFVKDRRPSISPNFNFLGQLLEYERSLKLLAALQGDGASHPGTPEPLPGPAAPLPPPPPPTSESAATGSAAASAAREGAPGTGGELPAPAPAPATSALQQGLRGLHLSSDRLQDTNRLKRSFSLDIKSAYAPSRRPDDPGPPDPGEAPKLCKLDSPSGGALGLPSPGPDSPDAVPETRPRLRRRPRPPAGSPARSPAHGLGLNFGDAARQTPRLGLSALSAPGLPGPGQPVGPGSWAPPLDSPGTPSPDGPWCFSPEGAQGAGGARFAPFGRAGAQGAGGGDLRRREAARAEARDARTGWPDEPAPETQFKRRSCQMEFEEGMVEGRARGEELAALGKQASFSGSVEVIEVS
- the DUSP8 gene encoding dual specificity protein phosphatase 8 isoform X1, which codes for MAGDRLPRKVMDAKKLASLLRGGPGGPLVIDSRSFVEYNSWHVLSSVNICCSKLVKRRLQQGKVTIAELIQPAVRGQVEAAEPQDVVVYDQSTRDASVLAADSFLSILLSKLDGCFDSVAILTGGFATFSSCFPGLCEGKPAALLPMSLSQPCLPVPSVGLTRILPHLYLGSQKDVLNKDLMTQNGISYVLNASNSCPKPDFICESRFMRIPINDNYCEKLLPWLDKSIEFIDKAKLSSCQVIVHCLAGISRSATIAIAYIMKTMGMSSDDAYRFVKDRRPSISPNFNFLGQLLEYERSLKLLAALQGDGASHPGTPEPLPGPAAPLPPPPPPTSESAATGSAAASAAREGAPGTGGELPAPAPAPATSALQQGLRGLHLSSDRLQDTNRLKRSFSLDIKSAYAPSRRPDDPGPPDPGEAPKLCKLDSPSGGALGLPSPGPDSPDAVPETRPRLRRRPRPPAGSPARSPAHGLGLNFGDAARQTPRLGLSALSAPGLPGPGQPVGPGSWAPPLDSPGTPSPDGPWCFSPEGAQGAGGARFAPFGRAGAQGAGGGDLRRREAARAEARDARTGWPDEPAPETQFKRRSCQMEFEEGMVEGRARGEELAALGKQASFSGSVEVIEVS
- the DUSP8 gene encoding dual specificity protein phosphatase 8 isoform X4; translated protein: MRAGGVAAPGGFATFSSCFPGLCEGKPAALLPMSLSQPCLPVPSVGLTRILPHLYLGSQKDVLNKDLMTQNGISYVLNASNSCPKPDFICESRFMRIPINDNYCEKLLPWLDKSIEFIDKAKLSSCQVIVHCLAGISRSATIAIAYIMKTMGMSSDDAYRFVKDRRPSISPNFNFLGQLLEYERSLKLLAALQGDGASHPGTPEPLPGPAAPLPPPPPPTSESAATGSAAASAAREGAPGTGGELPAPAPAPATSALQQGLRGLHLSSDRLQDTNRLKRSFSLDIKSAYAPSRRPDDPGPPDPGEAPKLCKLDSPSGGALGLPSPGPDSPDAVPETRPRLRRRPRPPAGSPARSPAHGLGLNFGDAARQTPRLGLSALSAPGLPGPGQPVGPGSWAPPLDSPGTPSPDGPWCFSPEGAQGAGGARFAPFGRAGAQGAGGGDLRRREAARAEARDARTGWPDEPAPETQFKRRSCQMEFEEGMVEGRARGEELAALGKQASFSGSVEVIEVS
- the DUSP8 gene encoding dual specificity protein phosphatase 8 isoform X3 — encoded protein: MRAGGVAAPGRWVPAARPRTRRPRTLAGDRGGSAPCAEGGFATFSSCFPGLCEGKPAALLPMSLSQPCLPVPSVGLTRILPHLYLGSQKDVLNKDLMTQNGISYVLNASNSCPKPDFICESRFMRIPINDNYCEKLLPWLDKSIEFIDKAKLSSCQVIVHCLAGISRSATIAIAYIMKTMGMSSDDAYRFVKDRRPSISPNFNFLGQLLEYERSLKLLAALQGDGASHPGTPEPLPGPAAPLPPPPPPTSESAATGSAAASAAREGAPGTGGELPAPAPAPATSALQQGLRGLHLSSDRLQDTNRLKRSFSLDIKSAYAPSRRPDDPGPPDPGEAPKLCKLDSPSGGALGLPSPGPDSPDAVPETRPRLRRRPRPPAGSPARSPAHGLGLNFGDAARQTPRLGLSALSAPGLPGPGQPVGPGSWAPPLDSPGTPSPDGPWCFSPEGAQGAGGARFAPFGRAGAQGAGGGDLRRREAARAEARDARTGWPDEPAPETQFKRRSCQMEFEEGMVEGRARGEELAALGKQASFSGSVEVIEVS